The [Eubacterium] eligens ATCC 27750 genome segment CAACCGATGCTTTTTTTATGCCATCTGCACATTTTTGAGTAAATGTATACGCAACCGGTTCGTTAGCATCATGTGATATACGGAATGGATGGACTGTTACATCTCCAATTGAAATATCTTCATCCGCATTTATCTTATTAAATATTCCATCTGGAATATTACCAAGTGATGAAATCTGTTCAATTCCATCTATTGTACCAGAAGTTGAATAGATTGGGATTCCATCTTTTCTTGATATAACACCAAGCCCTTTTGTATGGTCAATATGTTCATGTGTTACAAATATTGCATCAATATCTTTAAGGCTTAAACCTGCCGTATTAAGTCCTTCTTCAATTCTCTTTCTGCTTATTCCAGCATCAAAAAGAACATGTGTGTCCTCTGTACCAAGATAAATACAGTTACCACTGCTTCCACTGGCAATCGGCATCATTCTCA includes the following:
- a CDS encoding MBL fold metallo-hydrolase, translating into MRMMPIASGSSGNCIYLGTEDTHVLFDAGISRKRIEEGLNTAGLSLKDIDAIFVTHEHIDHTKGLGVISRKDGIPIYSTSGTIDGIEQISSLGNIPDGIFNKINADEDISIGDVTVHPFRISHDANEPVAYTFTQKCADGIKKASVVTDLGYFDDYVVDNLTESDIMLVEANHDINMLQVGPYPFYLKKRILGNKGHLSNETSGQLVNSLLHDKLKKIYLGHLSKENNYDKLAYETVKLEIDMSDNSFKSSDFDIEVAKRDVLSGICEI